The following nucleotide sequence is from Pogoniulus pusillus isolate bPogPus1 chromosome 41, bPogPus1.pri, whole genome shotgun sequence.
GCAATGTGTGCAATGtgcagctgcccctgcaggcaggcatGGCGTGCTCAGGGTGCTCTCAGCAGCGTGCAGCAAAGGTGTGCGTGGGCTGAGCGTGGGGCAGAATGTGTGAAGTGTCTGTGCAGTGCAAGGCAGTTTGTGACATGTGCCCGCTGCCTGCAGTGTGCGCAGTGTAGGTACAGTGCCCAGGGTGCACTGTCTGTGTGGTGTGGTGCACAGGGTGTGCAGTATGCACAGTGTGTGTCAGGGTGTGGGCACAGTGTGAATCCAtgccagcagctgtgagctCACAGTGTGTGCAGTGCCCTCACCATGCTGCAGTGGAGGTGGCTGTGGCATGTGCAGCACACTCTGTACGGTGCAGTGCACACTGTGTGCAGGGGCACAGCATGCACAGTGTCTCTGCATGCAGCATGGGCAGTGGTGCCTAGTGCCTGCCAGTGCTGGCACCTCTGCAGCATGCTTCAGTATGTGCAGGACAGTGGGCACAGCATGCATAACACAAGCAGTGCATGCCCAGGGGCCATGTGTACACCGCAGTGTGTGCAGTGCAACATGTGCAGGGGATCTTGCAGCAGGGACTCTGTGCAGTGCACATGCAATGCTGTGCATGCAGCGTGTGTGTGGTGCCAGCATGTGGGGCTTTGGGAGTTGCTGGTGCCCCAGGATGCGTTGCTGCCTCTgacaagctgtgctgcagctccaggggcTCTGGCAGGCTCCAAGTCAGGCCCTGTGTCTGCAGGGGGACTGCAGGCCTGGGGTGGCCCAGGGGGTGCCCAAAGCCAGGGCAGGGATATTGGATGCTGCAGCATGGGGTGTCCTAAGGCAGGGGTGAGCGgagtgctgggagcagcagggcccTGTTGTCACTGTGTGAGCATCGCAGTGTGTCCCAGGGCTGGGGATATGGGGGAGGATGGGTCCCCTGCTGCCATGTCCCTCTCACTCACCTGCTTCTCATTTGCGCAGCTCTGCACctgcaaggagaaggaagagggggTGAGCACCCACAGCGCCCAGATTCCCTGGCTGGGCCATCGACCCCCTGGGCATGCCGTCAGCACATCAAGGCCCATCAGCACATAGCTGCCCGGGGAACAGCCACATCCCACAGCCCCGCAGAGcaatgggcagagctggagttgAGGGGTGGGAATTGGGGAAAACTGGGCCAGTGGGAAGGGGTGAGATGGGCACTGGGGGGATGGGCAAGCCAAGCTgctggggtggggctggggtcAAGATGGGcaagagggaggagagaagatATGGGGCAATGGAGGGTGACAGGGGCAAAGTATGGTGGTGGAGGTCGGGGCCAGGGCTGAAGGCATCCTCCATCGTCCTCTCACTCTGACCCCATCTgaaatcaaaggaggctaaaaaCTCCGGggaagcagagcaaagcctgCCGTGTGAGCAGGAATGAGGCAAAGAGCAGCAAAACGACCATCAGGTGGGACCCggagcaggacagcagcactAGACCCGGCGGAATGGGGGATGGGGTGAGAGCCAGGCCACCCCACCCCGCTTTGCCACAGCCTGGCCGGGGAAATGGATGTTCCTGGGCATGGAAGAGGGGACCCCAGCACGGGTGGGCTGCAGTGTGTTGGCACTGGCCACCCCATAGTCCCTGTCTGCCAGAACTGGCTCCAGGACCCCAGAGCCTTCACTACCGGCATGTTGGGAATGCTGCCTGAAACGGGCAGCGCCGGACGCagtctcctgcctgctcccgtCGGACATTTTTCTGTGGCCGCTGTCATACTGGCAGCAGTTTTTGGCTTTAAGCCCTTAAGCGTTAAAACTGTGCTGGGAACCACAAGGACCTGAAGCCTCGGTTTCTCCTtatcccccaccccccatctACTCAGCTTCCAGACCAGTGGTTTTCCTGCAGGGGCTGTCAGccaggggggcagggaggctgtTGGTAAAGGCACCCGAAAAGGCAGCAGAAacggcagaaagcagcagagaatcagTGAGGACAAgtgacctcccccagcagcggAGGACGAGGAGGCGGCGGCCGGGGGACAGCACCGGCTTTAGCTAGGTCTCTTTTCTTTGACTTCAAAAGTCCATCTTGATGCTAGGATTTGGCCCCCCCCCGGGCTCGGCCCCCTGAGTCGGGCTGTTGGCAGTGTCTGGTGCGGGCAGTGGGGAGCGTGGGtggctcctgccctcctgccccaggtGTAAATCACAGCAAATGCTGCTGGTGGGTGCCCGGCGCCTGGCACCCGCCACCCACTCCCAAGGCCCCAGGGGAAGGGTGCCAGCCCCGGCTCTGGCCCGAGGCACACCCCAGGGACTCACGCTCCCTTTTTCAGCATCTTCCCCCAGTGATTCCTCCCGAAATGGAATAAAACTGCATTACCTGCTGGACACAACTCGGCTTCTCCAGGAGTATTTAACTTTGCCGGTCCCTCCTGGGAACCAAACAAGCGGCTCAACCTCACCAATCTCGCAGCTTTGGCAGCCAAAGTTGCCTCTAGTCTTCTTATTTGTCACAGAACCGCCGTGCTAAGGCTCGGGAGAATCTTTATTTAGTGTTGCAGATGTCACCAAGGCACCGCAGATTGGAAATGAGTCCAAAGGATTAAGACAAGGTTATTAATTGGAGGCCTTCCCCTTTAAGAATGATTGACAGTTACTTTCTGGACAAGTAATTGCTCTAAATGTCCCCCCAGCACGGGTccgggggggaggggtggcggCGGACAAAGCCCCGAACTGCCTTCCCCACTCAGATTGTCTCCCCACAAAGGCGTCCTGCTGGAGTTTGCCTTGTAATCCCCTCATTACGGGGAGGAGAAAGAATTAGAAACAgggggagcagagaagaaaggctGCGGccgtggggggcagggaggaggattTCCTTCGGCTGCGaaggctctgccctggggatgtGGTCCGGGGCAGGCACCCCAAGCCTGGGTGGGATGAGGATGCTGCAGTGGTGGGTGTCATCGCTACCCAGCGGGGATGTGAGCCTGGGGGTGGCCTCGGTGACGGCGTGGGTGGCCCTGTGGGCTTCCAgggatgctgcctgcagagccctgcctgcacGAGGACCAGGGACAGCCAGCGACGGGcaatggcggggggggggggggggggacggacACGACAGGGATGGAGACCAGGCATGGGGTCCAAATGCGAGGGCTGCCCATAGGGCCCAGGCATCCTGAACAGCATTTGAGGCCTCCTATGGACCAGGGCTAGGGGACCAGGTAGGAGACCAAGTGTGGGGACCAGCCATAGGGAGCAGGCATTGGGCACCctgtccatgggaccagatgaggTGATAACTCATGGGCATGGACACGCTGTGGGGAGCAGATGCCAGGGCACAGCCTTGGGGGACATCCCTGGGGACTGCCCATGGGTCCTAGATGTGGGGTTGTGGGTAAcagaatccccccccccccacatctcctgcctgctgctctggggcCCACAGCAGGGGCAATGGGAGCAGCACAATGAGGGTTCTACGGTGCTCGGGGGGGGCTGCTTGGTGCTGCCCCAGGGTGGGTTTTggcctcttctttctcttttacttcACTTTTACTTTCTCCCAAAAGTCTCTTCCTGCCACCTGCAAAAGCTGTCACCCTCAGCCATTGTCTCGGCTTCCTCccactcccttcctctcctcaccACAGTTCCTCGTTCAGGTGGTAAATGTCACCAGGGGGTTTTTGGACCCCTCCCACCCTTTGCTGAGTGGCTGCTGGTCCCACAAAGGTCTGTGCCCTCCTCCAccagagatgctgccagcaggacCCCAGAGCCTCTATGCCTCAGTTTGGGCCCTGAGACCATTACAGCTTTACCTGCCCCATATGATCCCACTCTGGAGACAGTGTGACACTGTCGTGAGGGTGGCATGCCACCACCTGAGGAACAGTGTGCCACCATCCTGGGGACACACTGGCATTGCCCTGGGACAGCATCACATGACCCTGGGGGCCACACCACCCCTGTGAATAGGGTGACTTCCTCATGCCATATAGCACTGCCAGGGCTCCGCTTGCAGAAGGGGTGTGTAGGAGTTGTCACTTCTGGGGAGGTGTGGagacatctccaggcacagggacTGTGTGAGACCAGGGATGCAAACGGGCACCTGGCCCTGCTTCCCCCTCTTGCCTGGGACTACACCATGGCAGGTGCTGAAgctgagcaatctgctccagTGGTGGCTTCCCCCAGGGTGCCTCCAGCCCTGGTGGGTGTGGGGAGGTGTTGTGGTGCCAGGTCCGGTTTTAGGGACAGGGGCTGCCCGGCTCTGTGTTGCCCTGTGGGCAGTGTGCTGGCCCCGCTGACAGCGTGAGGTGTTGGCTGGCACGGCGGTGGGGGGAGGCCAGCAGGCTTATTTGCCAAATGATTATAATTGCCTTTTAGGAGCAGATAGCAAATTGATTTGCTTCCTCGTCCAAGGCCTGTAATCACTTCATCACTTTAAAATATTAATGCTATACTTCTTTGCTAGTTTCCCAATTACCCTAATTGAAGGCAAATTGGTTAAGAAGGTGCAATGCAGAGTATCAGGGGGTTTAGTTCACTCAAATGACAGTTTTAAACCTCCCTAATCCTATTAGCAGGCAAAGCTGCTAACGCTTAGAGACGCTGCGTCAGCTTACTGGGGCGGTGGGGCCGGAGGCGGGGGTCGGGGCGGGGGGCGGCCGGGGGCCACTGGCCTCACGTGACCAGCTCGGCCGGGGATTTATCACTTTTTTAGTTCATTAAGAGGCCTTGGGCAGGCGGGGAGGCGGCAGGGGTGACCCAAAAGGGTGCtgagagggaggcaggtggcagaGTGGGGAGGGCGGGGGGCGGGGGGTGCAGGACGATTAGCCAAGGAGACCTGGTGGAGGGTCCTGACCTGAATCCCAGCCAGTGCTGGGAGACTTCACAGAGCCCCACTGGGAGCGCTGGGGTCCGGATTGTTCACTGGGACAGGATGGGGCCCCTGTGCAGAGCAAAAATGAGGGAGCCTGGTGTGGCAGGGTGCGTTGGGACCTCAGTGTCACTGCCCCAGTGGCAGGCGATGAGTGTGGAGCCCTAGCTTCAGGGAAAGTGGGGACACGGGATGGGAGTGAAGCTtcactggagggcatggctgttGCCATCAGGGACCTGGCCAGTGCACTGACTGGGATATGGATGACCAAAGCCAGTGCAAGGGAATTTTTGTGCCCAGATGGGAGATTTTGAAAGTCTAAAAAAAGGCTGGAGAGTGAGGATGGTAGTGAGAGCAGGGATGGCAGAGACAGTAGTGTTGGCAGGGGCAGTGGggatggcaggagcagaggagatggcagGAATAGCAGAGATGGCAGGGACAGCAGGGATGGTAGGGAAAGCAGGTATGGCAGGGACTGCTGTGGGGATGGGGGCAGTGGGGATGGTAGGGGCAGCAGGGATGGCAGGGGCAGTGGGGATGGAAGGGGAAGCAGGGATGGCAGGGGCAGTGGGGATGAAAGGGGCAGTGGAgatggcaggggcagcagggatgGCAGGGGCAGTGGGGATGGCAGAGATAGCAGGGATGGCAGGGGCAGTGGGGATGGTAGGGACAGCAGGGATGGCAGGGGCAGTGGGGATGGTAGGGATAGTGGTGATGGAAGGGATGGCAGGGACAGCAGGGATGGCAGGGGCAGTGGGGATGGTAGGGATAGTGGGAATGGCAGGGATGGCAGGGACAGCAGGGCAACCAGGTGTCCAGCCCTTTGTGCCTGTCACATAGTGCCTGGGGTGCTCCAGCAGTCCCCAGTCCCTTGACTGATCCCTGGAAGGGTGAGTGCCCGAGGGGGGAACCGAGCACCTCGTGCACccagggacctcattgctccttgtctgctggcagcagtgagtgCCGTGGGAAAACTCCCacccacctgtgctggattcagCCGCCTCCTCCCATCCCCACCACCCGAGCCGTgggcagcggggccgggccCGTCCCCACAGGCCTTTCCGGAGCAGATGGCCCCGGCGCGGGGAGCCCGGAGGCGGCTCCTAGCGTCCTTCCTTTCATGCGGGCGCAGCGTGACTCCGGTGGCTCCCGCTCCGGCTGGAGGTGCCGCCGGGGCCAGCGCTGGCCGCACATTTTACAAGGGTTCAGCGAGCTTAGTCCTCGGGGACAGGCGACTCAGGCAGATTAGACCTCACTAAAATAGGCAGGTATTAGTGATCTCAGCAGTCCCCAGCCTTCCGGCCCGCTGCCATTTAAGCCAGCgccagtgccagtgccagcGCCAGCGCCAGTGCcagtgccgctgccgctgccgaaCGCTCAGGAGCAAGGAGGAAGGTCCCAGAGCGGCAAGAGGCATCGGtgcaccccagctccagcccaaggaaccttgctgcctgctgaaggATGTTGTGGGTGGGTTAAGTGCTGCCAGAGCCGCCCCCACCGCCTGCCGGTGTTTATCCCCGGGGGATATCCCGGGTGGGGCGGTGGGTCCCGCTGGCACTGGGTGCAGTGCgtgggctgctgcagaggaaggcacaGATCCGGCCGCTGAGCGTAACGGTCGCGGTCCTGGCTTTGAGGCACATGGGGCAGCTCCGGGGCGGTGCTGTCACAGTGTGTGTCCCCTGCCGAGGATGGGGTTCATGCAGGCAAAAGGTACAGCAGGAAGACCAGAGGCTGCCGGCAAACGCCGCCTTTATTGAGCCAAACACTTTGCGAGGCCCCCGGGCTGGTtgctgagggtgatggagcatcAGGGACCACTGCCTGGCCATTTCGGGGCTCACACCAGGGGTACTGTGGGGAGGCACTCACCCAGCAAGACTAGAGCGGACCCAGGCAGGCATCCTGCATCTCGGCACCCGCCCAGTGCACCCCGTAAAAATAGCAGGGAATGGTTTCGGGGAGGcaaacccagccccagcacatgTGTGCGAGCCCCCCAGACTCCCGTGACACCTGCATCCCATCGCTCCCGGGcgggcaggagctgagccccaGCGCTGCTGCCGTCACCCCCTGCAGGGCCCCGAGCAGCGATGCTACATCAGGGAGCATTTCTCCTTCACGCCGTCCGCTCCGCCCCGTGTACGGTCccgcagcacaggcagctccacCTCCCGCAGATTCGTCAGGAAGGTGAAGACCCCGGCGtcgccatcctcctcctccgcaCCCTGCACCatggcagccagctcctgcgGCAGCTCCGCCGTGCCACCAGCGACATGCAGCTGGGCATCGTCCCGCTCGTCCTGCCCACGGGTGGGAGACGGTGTCAGGGTCGTGGGCAGGCTCGGGCATCCACCAGCTATGGGGAGATTGGACGGTGGGCAGCAGGTCCCTCAGGGCCAGTTAGGTGCTACGGGCGTGTGGGGTGCTGGAGGTGGCCGTGGGGCTGTCCACTTCCAGACTGGGACGGTGGGATGGAGGCTGGCTGCAGACGGTGCAGGTGAAGACAGCAGCCGTGTGCTGCCCTCTTCAGGAGCCATCTCCCACCCAGGGACCTCCAGCAGGCAGCGGGCCGGGGGCTGTCCCAGAGGATGGAGGGTGCGGGGGAAGACCCTCGAGGTCCCATCACGGCTGGTCCTTACCTGGGCCAGGTGGTACTTGTCCCGCAGGTGAATCCGCACAGCAGCCCGTCCTGCCTTCTTCCGTGCAAAGACCTTGTCCCGCTCAATCCTGCGGCAGCAGGCACCACACTGACCTCTCTGGCTTCACCAAGCCCCCATCAACACCCCCTCTGACATTGGCTTggtcccccagcagcagagtggctgtgcCGGCTCCGGGCtgagacaggaggaggaggaggatgcaaaGATCCTTAGGAGGGTTGCAATAGGGATCAGAGGGTGAACGCCACATCCTgtccctccagccccagcacctaTTAGAGACGCTCAGTGAAGGTGTCCCCTGATGGGACTTGCTTcttctgggcctctcagctCACAGATGCTGGGCTACTGAGTCCCCACAGTACCCAGTGTGCAGGGAAGTGGGACCGTAATGCTGTGTCCCATGCTGTCACCCCTTGACTCCGTGAGTGTTACCCACTGCTCCAGGGCACTGACACCCTGGGGTGTCCCTTGTCACCAATAGTGCACCAAGCCTCTGATCCAGCCCAATGCCAGCACCAGCAAGGATGTGCCACACTATGGGGAGAGGTATCAAAGGGCACCCACTGTGCCCCTGTCCTTtgccctggctgcctccctgtccctggacCACCCTGGAGACAACCCATAGAGGGTGGGACCCAGTCTCAGTGCATGGAGGACTCCAAAGACCCTCGTGCCCCGCCGAAGCCTtacttctcctccagcagctgctgctggtactCCTCAAGCTCCTCGCGGGCCATGCTGTTGGGCAGCGTGCCCACCTTGCCATCCTTGAGGATCTCCTTGGGTGGCTCCTCCTCGCCCCTCTGGAAGATCTTCAGGGCAGTCATGAAGAAGGAGGCCATGGGTGGGTGGCTATGGCAAACTGTGTCCCACAGTGCCCAGAAGCACTGAGTCTGTTCCCGAGGCTGGCGCCTGCAAGGTCAGTGGGAAGGGCTGCCCCAGGGGCACCGCGGATCAGGGGGGGATTAAAGCATTAGGAGGGGAAGACACAGCCACTGGGGTGGAAAGACTTTCCCATGCTGTTtgctgcacccaagggtgcttgGGTGGGACAGCAGTGTAGGGAGAGACAGTAGGCTGCACTCCCGTCAGGAGATGAGGAGGTAGAAGGAGTCTCTGAACCTCAGTGCACTCCAGACTGAGCTAAAAGACCCCCCCCGATTGCACGGGGCCCGGTGGAGGGCGAGACCCACAGGGTCAGATCCTGCTGGGGGGGTCCTGTGTTATGGACACCCAGAGCCAcgcacagcagcacagtggcttCGGG
It contains:
- the LOC135192303 gene encoding complexin-3-like translates to MASFFMTALKIFQRGEEEPPKEILKDGKVGTLPNSMAREELEEYQQQLLEEKIERDKVFARKKAGRAAVRIHLRDKYHLAQDERDDAQLHVAGGTAELPQELAAMVQGAEEEDGDAGVFTFLTNLREVELPVLRDRTRGGADGVKEKCSLM